The window GGAGTTTTAGAAAACCGCGTTGTTGCAGTTCTTTAACTGTAGCAACGCGGTTTTCCTTAGGTCCGCTGAAATTCCGCCACAGACCAAGTCCCAGACCAAGTTTTGGCTTGCCAGCGACACCCGAAAGTGTTATGATGCACAGCAGCAGAGGCATGGTAGATCCTACAAACCGAGAGAGGGTGTCCCGGAGACTTTCATGAATTCCAAATTGAAATATGCTATCGGCTTTTTAATCTTTCTGGGACTCTGCTTTGTCTTCAAGTGGCGTGCAGATCAGGTGGATGGCACGGAGAATCTTGTGTGGTACAGCATAATTCCACCGTTACTTGCCGTCACATTGGCAATTGTGACAACCCGGTTGCTGCCAAGCCTGAGTATCGCGGTGGGTGTGGGACTTGTGCTTTCGTGGTGTCGACAAGGTGCTACACCCGTCGGTTTTTTGACGGAGACGCTTTGGTTTGTCCGTGCCGTGAGCATCGGGAATGAAGGCGTGGACCTTTTCAATTTCTGGGTCGTCCTGTTTGTTTGCCTCATCATGGCGACGATCTCCGTTGTGGTAGCGTCCGGTGGTATCAGTGGCGTTGTGGTGTGGCTTTCCGAGTTTGCAAAGGGACCCCGTTCCGCCCAATTTATCACAGGATTGATGGGGATTGTCATCTTCATCGGGGATTATTCCAACGCTATGCTTGTCGGTCCCACGATGCGTCCACTGACCGATCATCATCGCGTCAGTCGTGAAAAATTGGCGTTCCTTGTCGATTCGACGAGTGCACCGATTGCGGGTCTCGCGTTCGTTAGCACATGGATCGGCTATGAAGTGGGTCTCTTTGAGGATATCGCGAAGACGATTGGGCTCGAACGTGATGGATATTCGATGTTCTTCGATGCCCTTGGCTTTCGGTTCTATTGTATCCTAACGATCATTTTCGTTATCGTCAATGCGATCAGCGGTAGAGATTACGGCGCGATGCGCAAAGCGGAAAGGCGTGCCCGGGAGACAGGAAACATCGCCGCTCCGGATGCGAAAGCCCTTGGACATACCTCATCTTTCACGAGTCTACCCACCGCTGTGCCCCAACCCTTTTCAGCC is drawn from Candidatus Poribacteria bacterium and contains these coding sequences:
- a CDS encoding Na+/H+ antiporter NhaC family protein, which produces MNSKLKYAIGFLIFLGLCFVFKWRADQVDGTENLVWYSIIPPLLAVTLAIVTTRLLPSLSIAVGVGLVLSWCRQGATPVGFLTETLWFVRAVSIGNEGVDLFNFWVVLFVCLIMATISVVVASGGISGVVVWLSEFAKGPRSAQFITGLMGIVIFIGDYSNAMLVGPTMRPLTDHHRVSREKLAFLVDSTSAPIAGLAFVSTWIGYEVGLFEDIAKTIGLERDGYSMFFDALGFRFYCILTIIFVIVNAISGRDYGAMRKAERRARETGNIAAPDAKALGHTSSFTSLPTAVPQPFSAVLPLLMLFGLLLAGFWIDGEGTGFIFSLTAWRDALSKADNVKILACAAASGFIVAIVCARWLSKLRFSDIAPVVWRGVKGSLTPLSILLLAWGLKASCDRLMTGQFLAMMLSDIVSPLWFPVFVFICASVTSFATGTSWGTMAILIPTAIPVAFSLDNGIYGLTTIICLGAVLDGAIFGDHCSPLSDTTILSSIASSCDPLHHVRTQLPYSVTVAVIALFCGYFPAALGVSSGIGILGGTGLIILLFFGVARKPKLAI